In Halapricum desulfuricans, a single window of DNA contains:
- a CDS encoding NADH-quinone oxidoreductase subunit B → MSSEQTPQGDGTGGKSTQEARMGEGVDDRFNSKLRDAFGTSPFILTKFDKFMNWVRGSSMFMLQFGIACCSIEMMHTYSVKHDLDRFHAGVPRASPRQADVIIIPGTIVSKFAPRMKRIYDQMPEPKFVIGMGSCTISGGPFQEGYNVIKGAEEVIPIDIHVPGCPPRPEALIYGVAKLQERIAHGETAPVTVKPYELEEFGDLDQDELVQHLADQIDEDDLVMRYDWTEQP, encoded by the coding sequence ATGAGTAGCGAACAGACACCACAGGGCGACGGTACAGGCGGGAAATCAACCCAGGAGGCACGGATGGGCGAGGGCGTCGACGACCGGTTCAACTCGAAGTTGCGCGACGCCTTCGGCACGTCGCCGTTCATCCTCACGAAGTTCGACAAGTTCATGAACTGGGTTCGCGGGTCGTCGATGTTCATGCTGCAGTTCGGGATCGCCTGCTGCAGCATCGAGATGATGCATACCTATTCGGTCAAACACGACCTCGACCGGTTCCACGCGGGCGTGCCCCGGGCGTCGCCGCGACAGGCCGACGTGATCATCATCCCCGGGACGATCGTCTCGAAGTTCGCCCCGCGGATGAAGCGCATCTACGACCAGATGCCCGAGCCGAAGTTCGTCATCGGCATGGGCTCGTGTACGATCTCCGGCGGCCCGTTCCAGGAGGGGTACAACGTCATCAAGGGGGCCGAGGAGGTCATCCCCATCGACATCCACGTCCCGGGCTGTCCGCCCCGTCCCGAGGCGCTGATCTACGGCGTCGCCAAGCTCCAGGAGCGGATCGCACACGGCGAGACCGCGCCGGTGACGGTCAAACCGTACGAGCTCGAGGAGTTCGGCGACCTCGATCAGGACGAACTCGTACAGCATCTGGCCGATCAGATCGACGAGGACGACCTCGTCATGCGATACGACTGGACGGAGCAACCATGA
- a CDS encoding isocitrate/isopropylmalate dehydrogenase family protein, producing the protein MSHQIAVIPGDGIGQEVTPAAIDVLDALEVDFEFREGEAGDRVAEETGDPLPEATIELARESDATLFGAAGERAADIILPLREVVGSYANVRPAKAYPGLEAVKPETDLVFIRENTQGVYAQIESQLTDDLATLTRVVTREASRKIAEYGFEYAEEHGYDNVTIAHKANVMQETDGLFLEAAEAVAEERGADYDTELMDALAMKLVMYPEDYDVIITPNLAGDVLSDLAAGLVGGLGLLPSANVGDDNALFEPVHGSAPDIAGQGVANPSAMILSAAMMLDHLDYDDEATRVTDAVETVLAEGPHTPDLGGDASTEAFTAAVIEQL; encoded by the coding sequence ATGAGTCATCAGATCGCGGTGATACCCGGCGACGGGATCGGCCAGGAAGTGACGCCCGCGGCGATCGACGTGCTAGACGCTCTGGAGGTCGACTTCGAGTTCCGCGAGGGCGAAGCCGGCGACCGCGTCGCCGAGGAGACCGGCGACCCGCTGCCCGAAGCGACGATCGAACTCGCACGGGAGTCCGACGCGACGCTGTTCGGGGCGGCCGGCGAGCGCGCGGCCGACATCATCCTCCCGCTCAGAGAAGTCGTCGGCTCCTATGCCAACGTCCGGCCGGCGAAAGCCTACCCCGGGCTGGAAGCGGTCAAGCCCGAGACCGATCTCGTCTTCATCCGCGAGAACACCCAGGGGGTGTACGCCCAGATCGAGAGCCAGCTCACCGACGACCTCGCCACGCTGACCCGCGTCGTCACGCGCGAGGCCTCCCGGAAGATCGCCGAGTACGGCTTCGAATACGCCGAGGAACACGGCTACGACAACGTGACGATCGCGCACAAGGCGAACGTGATGCAGGAGACTGACGGCCTGTTTCTCGAGGCCGCCGAGGCGGTCGCCGAGGAGCGCGGCGCCGACTACGACACCGAGTTGATGGACGCGCTGGCGATGAAACTCGTGATGTATCCCGAGGACTACGACGTGATCATCACGCCGAATCTCGCTGGCGACGTGCTCTCGGATCTGGCTGCGGGGCTCGTCGGCGGGCTGGGGCTGTTGCCCAGCGCGAACGTCGGCGACGACAACGCGCTGTTCGAGCCGGTCCACGGCTCGGCGCCCGACATCGCGGGCCAGGGCGTCGCCAACCCCTCGGCGATGATCCTCTCGGCCGCGATGATGCTCGATCACCTGGATTACGACGACGAGGCGACTCGCGTGACCGACGCCGTCGAGACAGTGCTGGCCGAGGGGCCGCACACGCCGGATCTGGGTGGCGACGCCTCGACTGAGGCGTTCACCGCAGCCGTCATCGAGCAACTGTAG
- a CDS encoding complex I subunit 1/NuoH family protein has product MVESAPLPETFSELLGLEGFGVAGEFLAGLLAAGLVGTFVLLNTAVAGPWAKRKITASFTDRISVNRVGPWGLGTIIVDSVRLLSKELIIPEGADRPAYDLAPLVLAGSALLGFAVIPMGNGIQVADPEVGLAYVFAVASIASLGLVMAGYSSNNKYSFLGGLRAVAQNLAYEIPLVLTGASVVLFAGSLQMSEIVAAQQETLLQLGPVAIPAWFAVLNPFAFALFVVANLAEVGRNPFDIPEAPTEIVAGYQTEYSSVYFVLFYLGEFIHIFLGGALIATLFLGGPAGPVLPGIVWFTIKIWAVFLFTQWARSALPRVRIDQLIEIGWKGLLVLSFANLILTAVIVGVVGV; this is encoded by the coding sequence ATGGTCGAGTCGGCACCCCTGCCCGAGACGTTCTCGGAACTGCTCGGCCTCGAGGGGTTCGGCGTCGCCGGGGAGTTCCTCGCCGGGTTGCTCGCCGCAGGTCTGGTGGGAACCTTCGTGCTGTTGAACACGGCCGTCGCCGGGCCGTGGGCCAAGCGGAAGATCACGGCGTCGTTCACCGACCGGATCTCGGTCAATCGAGTCGGCCCGTGGGGCCTGGGAACGATTATCGTCGACTCGGTGCGCCTGCTCAGCAAGGAGTTGATCATTCCCGAAGGCGCTGATCGGCCGGCGTACGATCTCGCGCCGCTCGTGCTCGCCGGATCGGCGCTGCTCGGCTTCGCCGTCATCCCGATGGGCAACGGCATTCAGGTCGCCGACCCCGAGGTCGGACTCGCCTACGTCTTCGCCGTGGCCTCGATCGCCTCGCTGGGGCTGGTGATGGCCGGCTACTCCTCGAACAACAAGTACTCGTTTCTGGGCGGGCTGCGCGCGGTCGCACAGAACCTCGCCTACGAGATCCCGCTGGTGCTGACCGGCGCGTCGGTCGTCCTCTTTGCTGGTTCGCTCCAGATGAGCGAGATCGTCGCTGCCCAGCAGGAGACGCTGCTCCAGCTCGGCCCGGTCGCGATCCCGGCGTGGTTCGCTGTTCTCAACCCCTTCGCCTTCGCGCTGTTCGTCGTCGCGAACCTCGCGGAGGTCGGGCGCAACCCCTTCGACATCCCGGAAGCCCCGACGGAGATTGTCGCCGGCTACCAGACCGAGTACTCGAGCGTCTACTTCGTCCTCTTTTATTTGGGGGAGTTCATCCACATCTTCCTCGGCGGCGCGCTCATCGCCACGCTGTTCCTCGGCGGGCCGGCCGGCCCGGTACTTCCGGGAATCGTCTGGTTCACGATCAAGATCTGGGCCGTGTTCCTGTTCACGCAGTGGGCGCGCTCGGCGCTCCCGCGCGTGCGCATCGACCAGCTCATCGAGATCGGCTGGAAAGGACTGCTCGTGTTGAGCTTCGCCAATCTGATTCTGACGGCCGTCATCGTCGGGGTGGTCGGCGTATGA
- a CDS encoding NuoI/complex I 23 kDa subunit family protein produces MIGMLKSMATTMKHALDGQTFTVEYPEDTPEVSPRFRGVHKFSQERCIWCRQCESVCPNDTIQIVQDDQRNGEQYNLHIGQCIYCRLCEEVCPVDAILLTQNFEFTADTKDELAYNKEQLKNVPWYKDIDPLAAREPDRGAWIGEGEGEVDYQ; encoded by the coding sequence ATGATCGGCATGCTCAAATCGATGGCAACGACGATGAAACACGCGCTCGACGGCCAGACCTTTACCGTCGAGTATCCCGAAGACACACCCGAAGTGAGCCCCCGGTTCCGCGGGGTCCACAAGTTCAGCCAGGAGCGGTGTATCTGGTGTCGCCAGTGTGAGAGCGTCTGTCCGAACGACACGATCCAGATCGTTCAGGACGACCAGCGCAACGGCGAGCAGTACAACCTCCACATCGGCCAATGCATCTACTGTCGGCTCTGTGAGGAGGTCTGTCCCGTCGACGCGATCCTGTTGACCCAGAACTTCGAGTTCACCGCCGACACGAAAGACGAACTCGCCTACAACAAGGAACAGCTCAAGAACGTCCCGTGGTACAAGGACATCGACCCGCTTGCCGCTCGCGAACCGGACCGCGGTGCCTGGATCGGCGAGGGCGAAGGCGAAGTCGACTATCAGTAG
- the pfkB gene encoding 1-phosphofructokinase has protein sequence MILTVTPNPAVDQTIDMDEPLEADSVQRSTGTRFDSGGNGINVSQFVTALGDETLATGIIGGFTGYFIQQNLASFDVPTDFCEVEEPTRMNTAILAPNHQYRLNQSGPEVDSEVIDELVDVLQEYQPSIVNIGGSLPPGMEPADIDRLAGAGEWDTALDIHGNDMIALDGTYEYVKPNEVELEDATGIAIEDIDDCAEAARQLQSDGFERVIASLGAEGAMMVTPEETLYAPSLDVDVVDTVGAGDSMFAAVMWAYEQGWDDERALRAGVATSATVVGHSGTGVKHLDPTELMDDVRVWTLRS, from the coding sequence ATGATACTGACAGTAACACCGAATCCGGCAGTAGACCAGACCATCGACATGGACGAACCGCTCGAAGCCGACAGCGTCCAGCGATCGACCGGAACACGGTTTGATTCCGGCGGGAACGGGATCAACGTCTCGCAGTTCGTCACGGCGCTCGGCGACGAGACGCTCGCGACCGGTATCATCGGCGGTTTCACCGGGTATTTCATCCAGCAGAACCTCGCGTCGTTCGACGTCCCGACGGACTTCTGTGAGGTCGAGGAGCCGACCCGGATGAACACGGCGATCCTCGCGCCGAACCACCAGTACCGACTCAACCAGTCCGGTCCCGAAGTCGATAGCGAGGTCATCGACGAACTCGTCGATGTCCTTCAGGAGTACCAGCCATCGATCGTCAACATCGGGGGGAGCCTCCCGCCGGGCATGGAACCCGCGGATATCGACCGACTCGCGGGTGCCGGCGAGTGGGACACTGCGCTGGACATCCACGGCAACGACATGATCGCGCTGGACGGGACCTACGAGTACGTCAAGCCCAACGAGGTCGAACTGGAAGATGCGACCGGGATTGCGATCGAGGACATCGACGACTGCGCGGAAGCTGCCCGGCAACTCCAGAGCGATGGATTCGAGCGCGTCATCGCGTCGCTCGGCGCGGAAGGCGCGATGATGGTGACGCCCGAGGAAACGCTCTACGCGCCGTCCCTCGATGTCGACGTGGTCGATACCGTCGGGGCCGGCGACTCGATGTTCGCCGCCGTCATGTGGGCCTACGAACAGGGCTGGGACGACGAGCGGGCGCTGCGCGCCGGCGTGGCGACCTCGGCGACGGTCGTCGGCCACTCCGGGACCGGCGTCAAGCATCTCGATCCGACAGAACTGATGGACGACGTCCGGGTCTGGACGCTTCGAAGCTGA
- a CDS encoding NADH-quinone oxidoreductase subunit A, with amino-acid sequence MSNPWIAIGALAVVAILIPVAMIVVSALLRPRVPELSKRATYESGEVPTGSTRIRFNIQYYMVALLFVIFDIETVLIFPWTVIYSDAVEAVGMTRALVPMLVFVGVLVVGLAWAWRNGAVRWVRSPRAQRQKVER; translated from the coding sequence ATGAGCAATCCGTGGATCGCGATCGGCGCGCTGGCGGTCGTGGCGATTCTCATCCCGGTAGCGATGATCGTCGTCTCGGCACTGCTTCGGCCGCGCGTCCCAGAACTGAGTAAACGCGCCACCTACGAGAGCGGGGAGGTCCCGACGGGCAGCACGCGCATCCGGTTCAACATCCAGTATTACATGGTTGCGCTGCTGTTCGTGATCTTCGACATCGAGACGGTCCTGATCTTTCCCTGGACCGTCATCTACAGCGACGCCGTCGAGGCCGTCGGAATGACGCGAGCGCTCGTCCCGATGCTCGTGTTCGTCGGGGTCCTCGTCGTCGGTCTCGCGTGGGCGTGGCGCAACGGCGCAGTCCGGTGGGTTCGTAGCCCGCGGGCACAGCGTCAGAAGGTCGAACGGTAA
- a CDS encoding NADH-quinone oxidoreductase subunit D: MSLEEPEPPTADEVGVTEDGLDYDALEALVSEHVIDRESHVNAEALVIRPDAVQDTLSALKEEAGFDHCSAVTAQEYEDRYESIYHLKKFDDPTQQLSVVVPTSKDEPVSESAEPVFRTADWHEREAYDLVGIEYDDHPDLRRILLPETWQGHPMGKDYNQNQPQVVTLREHVNPLAEDHSAGEDSDTMFVNIGPHHPATHGVLHVKTVLDGEQIVDLDPDIGYLHRNEEQMCEQSTYRHQIMPYPDRWDYTPGGILNEWAYARAAESMADIEVPEYAQVLRTMSAELTRIAAHMLALGTFGLDVYGDFNAIFMYAVRDREAVQNILEDLTGQRLMFNYFRLGGVAWDIPEPREEFFEKTREFLDGLPEYIEEYHNLITENEIFQLRCIDTGVLPPEVAKNYGATGPVLRGSGVDYDLRRDDPYGYYDELDWDVVTEDGCDNYSRVLVRMREVEESAKIIRQCVDLLEDWPEDDREIQANVPRTLRPEAGKEVYEAVEGAKGELGIYMRSDGTDKPARFKIRSPCFSNLQTLPEMSEGEYIPDMVASLGSLDIVLGEVDR; this comes from the coding sequence ATGAGCCTGGAAGAGCCGGAACCCCCAACGGCCGACGAAGTCGGTGTCACCGAGGACGGGCTCGATTACGACGCGCTGGAGGCGTTGGTCTCCGAGCACGTCATCGACCGCGAGAGTCACGTCAACGCCGAGGCGCTGGTGATTCGGCCCGACGCGGTTCAGGACACCCTCTCCGCGCTGAAAGAGGAGGCCGGGTTCGATCACTGTTCGGCCGTCACGGCCCAGGAGTACGAGGACCGCTACGAGTCGATCTACCACCTCAAGAAGTTCGACGATCCGACCCAGCAGCTGAGCGTCGTCGTGCCGACCAGCAAGGACGAACCGGTCTCCGAAAGCGCCGAACCGGTCTTCCGGACGGCCGACTGGCACGAGCGCGAAGCATACGACCTCGTCGGTATCGAGTACGACGACCACCCCGACCTGCGTCGAATCCTGCTGCCGGAGACCTGGCAGGGCCATCCGATGGGGAAAGATTACAACCAGAACCAGCCACAGGTCGTCACGCTGCGCGAGCACGTCAATCCCCTCGCAGAGGACCACAGCGCGGGCGAGGACTCGGACACGATGTTCGTCAACATCGGTCCACACCATCCCGCGACCCACGGTGTCCTCCACGTCAAGACCGTCCTCGACGGCGAACAGATCGTCGACCTCGATCCGGACATCGGGTATCTGCACCGCAACGAAGAGCAGATGTGCGAGCAGTCGACCTACCGCCACCAGATCATGCCCTATCCCGATCGGTGGGACTACACGCCGGGCGGCATCCTCAACGAGTGGGCCTACGCTCGCGCGGCGGAGTCGATGGCCGACATCGAGGTGCCCGAGTACGCGCAGGTCCTGCGGACGATGAGCGCCGAACTGACCCGCATCGCCGCGCACATGCTCGCGCTGGGGACATTCGGGCTGGACGTCTACGGCGACTTCAACGCGATCTTCATGTACGCGGTCCGGGATCGGGAGGCCGTCCAGAACATCCTCGAGGACCTGACCGGCCAGCGACTGATGTTCAACTACTTCCGGCTCGGTGGGGTCGCCTGGGACATCCCCGAACCGCGCGAGGAGTTCTTCGAGAAGACCCGCGAGTTCCTCGACGGACTCCCCGAATACATCGAGGAGTACCACAACCTCATCACGGAAAACGAGATCTTCCAGTTGCGGTGTATCGACACCGGCGTCCTCCCGCCGGAAGTCGCGAAGAACTACGGCGCGACCGGGCCCGTCCTCCGCGGGTCTGGCGTCGATTACGACCTGCGCCGGGACGACCCCTACGGCTACTACGACGAACTCGACTGGGACGTCGTCACCGAGGACGGCTGTGACAACTACTCGCGCGTGCTCGTTCGCATGCGGGAGGTCGAGGAGTCGGCGAAGATCATCCGCCAGTGTGTCGATCTGCTGGAGGACTGGCCGGAAGACGACCGCGAGATCCAGGCCAACGTGCCACGGACGCTGCGCCCCGAGGCCGGAAAGGAGGTCTACGAGGCCGTCGAGGGGGCGAAAGGCGAACTCGGGATCTACATGCGAAGCGACGGGACGGACAAGCCCGCGCGCTTCAAGATCCGGTCGCCGTGTTTCTCGAACCTCCAGACGCTGCCCGAGATGAGCGAAGGCGAATACATCCCTGACATGGTCGCCTCGCTGGGTAGCCTCGACATCGTGCTCGGGGAGGTGGATCGCTGA